GACACTAGCAGAGTACTTGCGACACTACATAAACGGAGATCAGACCGATTGGGACGAATGGCTGCCCTACGCGATGTTTACATACAATACTACACCACATACAGCGACAGGTTATACGCCATTTGAACTGCTGTACGGACACCAGGTTACGCTCCCTACGGCCCTGACATGTCCTCCGAAATTAACGTATACGTATGATGACTACATATCCGAATTCAAAGAAAGATTGCGTACAGCACACCAGGTAGCAAAAGCGAACATGCAAGAGGAGAAAGCAAAGTCAAAAGAATGCTACGACAAAAAGGCTAATATAAGCACGTTTAGAGCAGGCGACAAGGTATTATTATACGACGAAACACTAAGACGAGGACGCTCGAAAAAACTTGACGCGTTATGGACAGGACCTTACatagtaattgagaaaaaatcaagCGTTAACTACATCATAAAAAAGGGGCGAAAAACAATGCTGGTGCATGCAAACCGCATTAAGCATTTTATCGAAAACTAAATCACACTTACCGCATTATGGAGAATCGGGATATTCCTCGTTCTCGCTCTCCTCCTCTGCGAGCCATTGCACCCGGTTGAGAACACAGGTCATTTCCGAAATCAGTAACATAACACGTCGCCACTGTAAATGTCCAATCCGGCGACGGCGACCATTAAATGGCCGAAATTGCCGCGACACAGCACGGCGCAGCCCAACAAGGAGCTGACGACAAAGGGCTCTCCTTTGTCGCTGTATGACAAGTCTCTCGGGAGAACTTTGCACGAAGGCAGGCACCAACTCTTCCAATATCTCCGCAAGAGAAAATTCTCGTCGCATCACTACCCTATCATCGGTCTCAGACCGTAAAACAACCACTAAATTCTCGAACTCCATGATAATGGTAGACACGGTAACAAATCAGACGCCGAACGAAAACTGATGCACAGTAGCACTCGCACAAACCATAAGACCCTTTCAAAGGACAAAATGCAGAACacgcacatataaaaaattatcgtaacaCCCTACactattgatataatataacacgTAGCATAAAACTTCCAGGTACGCTATACTAGAGGATAAACTAATCAAGGTGAGAACTGAAACAATATCCCCAGTCAAGATAGAGTACTTCTCACAAGAACCAGGGCTATATTATGAACAAATAGGAGAACTAAATCTCATCGAAACAAAATGGAaactagtaataaaattagatattacggcaataaatataagatttaaacgtattaaggaaaaaatacaagatacggatgaaatttgtaatggaattaataataaatccacTAAACAACCATGCCGAAACATGAAGTTAATAATCGAAAAGAACATTAATCAATTGACGGAatcgataaaacaaataaataccatttataaaaaaccttcCGACAAACGACGCGGATTAATAAACGGGATAGGTAGTATCGCTAAAACTCTATTTGGAACCATGGACGCAGatgacgagaaaaatattaaggaACAATTacacttgataaaaaataacgaacaaATAACACAACACGCCGcaaaaacgcaaataaaaatattaaacacaacgCTTACACACATAAATAAGCTAGAAGATACACTAGAAcataataacgaattattaaaaaacgctacaaaaaatatttacaatcgaATCTCAGATGAAATTAAACGAGAAGATATATTAGAAcactttctaataataaatgcaattctaACTGATCTGCAGAGAGACATTCAAGATATTATGGATTTTCTGACACAAATACAAAACGGAAtattaaatccaaaaataacaccaatagaaaaaatatattctgaatTAAAAGAAGCGACGCCTCATTTGCCTCAAGGAACACAATTTCCCTTTGGACTCAAAATAGAAGAATGGAATaccatcaaaaaattaattaccacaAGCGCATACTatgacaatacaaatatttatactatactaCAATTCCCTTTGATAACATTtcctaaatacaaaataataaaaataattcctttacCTATACATGACCATgacaatattttcgttttcacTGAAGTAAATCAACATATAATCGCGATAAGTACAGACAGACCGACATACATGactataacaaaagaaaacttaaataaatgtatcaatgtacacaatacatatttatgcgaACCTTATAGtcctatttatattgtaaacacAAACTCTCTTTgcgaaatacaaacgtactcacatataacaaaaaatgcgGATAATTGCGATAAGCGTTATATTAAGAGTAATCAAACTTTATGGATAGCATTAAAAACACCAAATACATGGTTGTACTCTACACTTAAGgaacaacaaatatatatacattgtaaaaataataaagaaactgTTGTAGTAATTAAGCGAACaggaaaaataacgttaaaagAAAACTGTAAGGTAATTGCAACagatatgacaataaaaacaaaaaacgttGAGCAAATCGCGAATATACAAACTtatttaccaaattttaatttaacatttagcaaagatcagaatacacaaaataagaaaagtccATTGCAAggactaaaatttaaaaaaattatacaagatcCGAAAGAATTAATGGACCTCAGTAATAAACTtgaggaaataaataaagatgttaACGACAATCTAAAAAATCCATTCGCAGAACAAGCATTTGTCTATCCTATGACAACAAGTAGCATAGCTGTTGTAATTGCCATAATACTTGCCATTATATTAGGAATAAAACTATGGAAAGAACGAAGtccattttagaataaataaatggagcCTCAAGGTTACGAAAACTCGTATCTtctcgttttcttttctcaacGGGGGGAGGATGTTGTGGGTCCAaagaaccacaaccaattattaataataaaatatatatatattaataaaatataagaaaatatctattgcatatcagattaagatatctaatattcagtttccggctcatgcgagacaccggataaatcgcgcagcgaaaattaaaacctaattcactttttacgcgacaatgctgacgaacgatcgaatttcgtcagcaagttagatcgttaaaactgcaatcaagtgcagtttcacatatataaaatcgccgtcgcgagatcacgacggcgggtctaaaactatcattcacaagaaacggacgtatgtccgttgggaccacaaatctagaagaacgcgaattataacaattcgctAAAAGCGAATAAGAATAACTTGGGGCTCCGTGATACTACACTAAGGCAAGGATTCCTGACGGAACCTAGATTACATAGAAGTAAGGGAACTTGTAATAAATCAAGAAACCAATAAATATATGGgagattgtttttttattaagaacaAAAAAGGATTATTCCCGGATTCCCGGCCTAACTCCTTGGCAGATCCCGAACCCGTGCCCTATCACCAAGGGCACAACAGCTCTTAGGTCCCGCATTTCCACGAGTGGATTTGCGGGGAGCCCTGGCACCACGTCAAGGTGGCACACCGTCGCCAAAAAGAGCAACCCCccaacctaacctaacctaaccttttttttttttgtttgcgcGGGATGGGGGAAATGCCTTTACGCACCCCGTCAGGCCGTCCTGACGGAAGTGTGGGACTTCTGTCGACCTGACCTCAACTAAGAGAAATGCAAGTCGAACAGactacccactaaaacccccaCCCCGTTGACAAGTCTTTCTCCTATGCCCTTGTCGACAATACCCCAGAAACCGCCATGAGCATATCTTCCAGGGTATTGCCAGGTCGTGCCACTTATAGCGGGCACACTGGCCACTTAAGGCCCCTTAACAGATCTAATAGCCCTGACTCCTGTTGTTCGCACCTTCTTACCCCTCACGACGGCATTGAGGGGGAGAAATATTGATGATCGTAACGGTGCTGCGCATCTCCTTGCCTACGACGATGAGGAGGCCGATTCCCCATCAGGGGGTGCATAGTCCCGGTCACCGTCTTCACTCTCATTGTCGGAGTTGCAGCGTAGCCGCCTTGCCGCGGCTTCCTCGCTCTGCCTCTGTCTTTCCTCATCTTCTTTGACGCGCATTACTGATTCCGCGAAGGAGTGGAACGCAGCCCATGCCTCTCTGGATTCGGTTATTATCCGCATAACCGTGCCGAGCGACAGATCATCTCCGATCGCGCCCGTCAACTCATTCCTCTGTCCAGACCAGGCCTGGCAAACCTGCATGGTGTGCTGTGCGGTATCCGGACCCTCCCCGCAATGGAAGCACCTGTCGGTGTTCAATTTGCCCATCCTATACAGGTATTCGCTAAAGCACCCATGTCCGGTGATCAGCTGGGTCATCCTGAAGGGCAGCAGACCGTGGGATCGGTCCAGCCAACCATCGAACACAGGCACGACAGCCTCCCGGGTCCTCCATCCTGGCTCTGTGTATGGCGCAGAAGCACCCCTGCGCCACTTTTCGCGGAGCCGAGTTTCCTCCTCCAGTCGAACCTCGCGCTCTATCTCAGGAGTTAATTCGCCCCTCCTCGCTAGCTCTCTCAACCGGACGAAGGTCTGGCCTTGTTTGACCGCCAGCAGATGAATGGGCGGAGTCCTTGCCAGCAGTGTGGCCGCCGCGCACAATACTGTTCGGTATGCAGCAATTGTTCTTTGCGCTATAGCGCTTTGTGCCCTGCGCAGGGGTATTTGCGCGCGCGGAAATGTCATGAGCTTTTCCGCCCATACCGGCGCTCCGTACAATACAACGGAGTGTAGGACGTGCGCATACAGCCTCCGCCTATCCTCTCCCGGGCCTCGGAGATTCGGCATGAGTCGTGCCAGGGACCTCGCCACCCGGTTCGCCTTCTCCCCCACTCAAAGTGGGGCCAAAAAGATCACTCGCTGTCGAGCTTCACTCCTAAATAAGTCATCGACGCCCGGGTCTCAATCGCCCTGTCCCCCACCCAAACTCTGGGTGGTACAGCCGGGGCTCGCCCCGGACGGTGGAAAAGTACCGCCTCTGTTTTCGGGACAGCCACAGTAAGGCCCAGACTGCGGATGGCGCGCAGGACCCTGGAGACCTGGACGCATGCGCGCCTGCGGACCTCTTGGACAGACTCCGCGGTAGCAATGACCAACGTGTCGTCGGCGTAGCAGGTAACCCAGCACCCGTCTTCCGTTTCCCTCCTTAGGACATCGTCAAAGGTGACATTCCACAAGAGAGGACCCAGGACGGATCCCTGTGGAACTCCCGCTTGGACCTCTCTTCTTCCGACGCAAGAGTGGTGTGCCCGAAGGCCCATCACGAAGGTTTATCGACAACCTACAACACTGAAACGGCGACCCGAAGGTCGCCCCATCACAAGGGGGTAATTTCAATCATGGGCACCACCCTTTAGGAATCCCAGGTTTATTCAAGGAGTATCCTTCTCCTGGACGTTTATTTAACCCTTCTCCGGGTCGTTACTCCGAGTCGTCGGGCGCCATTGGCTTGGTAGCTACCTTCGCTACATGTACCGGGTCGTCCATTCCCAGAAGCAACTTGTTAGGGGAGCCGCCCTCACCTCCCAGACGATCTTTGTtaagcctggatcccggccagctggtttttcccatttttgaggtttttcatcaggaggtatcctcaaacccccggttgaTTAACAAGGCGATCCTACCTCGGGGCGATTTTTGTTAAACCTGGGTCCCGGCCAGCTGGGTATTTCcattgagacttttcatcaggaggtgttCTCATACCCCCGGTTGTTTAACGAGGTTATCCATCCTCAgggcgatctttgtttagcctgggtTCCGGCCAGCTGGGTATTTTcattgagacttttcatcaggaggtgttCTCATACCCTCGgttgtttaacgaggttttccttcctcgggacaatctttgtttagcctggatcccggccagctggttattaccatttgagacttttcatcaggaggtattcTCTAACCCCCGGTTTTTTAACAAGGTTTTCCTTTCTCGgggcgatctttgtttagcctggatcccggacagctggttatttccatttgagacttttcatcaggaggtattctcaaacccccggttttttaacgaggttttccttcctcggggcgatctttgtttagcctggatcccggccagctggttatttccatttgagacttttcatcaggaggtattctcaaacccccggttttttaacgaggttttccttcctcggggcgatctttgtttagcctggatcccggccagctggttatttccatttgagactcttcatcaggaggtatctcaaacccccggttgtttaacgaggtttttCCTTCCTCGGCTTTTTGGGGCATGCAGGCTGGCGGAGGAGAAAGGGGAGAGGGTAAGAAGAGAGGtggaaaaggaaaagaaaagagacaGTCTACAGAGACCCATTTTGAGGTTTTTCCCCTCAGTTTTTTTCCAGAGTTGTACTTCTCTGGCCAAATTTTAGGTCATAAGGTGAAGTGCAAGCCTCAGAGCCTTTTTTGGGTATGGCGCCCCAAGTTTTTTTAACGAAGTTAAACTTCTTCGGGTGTGCTCTTAGATCCCGCATCTCCACAAATGGATAGCGGGGAGCCCTGGCACCACGTCAAGGTGGCACACCGTCGCCAaggaacctaacctaacctaacctttttttttttttttttttccgcaagGGGAGAAAATCTTCTAAAAGACCCCCCGCAGCCCGTACTGCGGGGGAGTGTGGGATTCCCTCGCGGTGCTTGTCCTAACTAAAGGATAGAGGCACCGCGAGAGCCTACCCACTAAAAACTCCCCTTGATTGACAGAACCGTCCTTGCCATACGAGGGGGAGGTGGAAAGCCAGCGGCATACGTCGTCCCCACCCTCTGGCAGCTCGTTAGATCTTCCTGCGGACGGGCTATCCTCAGCTTTTGTATAAAAAGCCGCAAACCAAACTTTCCCACATATGTAGGTCAGAAGTCAAACGCAGTCTTGCGTCATCCTTCCCACAGACGTGGGTTGAGTTTGGAGTTTTCCTCTATCGTTTTCATGAGGGATTTGATCATTCCCCCCGAATATTTTACCTTGTGTATCATAGCCTCTGTCCTCTCAGTGTATATACACACGCACCTTTACCGGTTACGTGGCCCAAGTGGGACAAAGGTTTTCCGATCCTGTGGTTCAGCTAGGGAAGCAACAGTAGCGATCGGGTTTAAGGACAGGGAATTCAGGCGTCATGTACCTTCCTCCTAATCCTCTCCCCTTCccgccctctctctctccctttcagCTTTCTCCTTTGCCCTCATGACGTTCGTACAGAACGTGCTGAAGGCCTTCCATTTGTCGGAGTTTTCGAGTATTGCCTCGATCACTCCGTCCAAATTCAATGCATTCCTCTCTAGCACGCCCCGGAGCACCGCCCTGTCTGGTTCCCAGGCAGGACAGAACTCCAGAGTGTGCTGAGCGGTGTCCGCCTCACTGGTGCAGTGTTCACAGTGCTGTGAATCCGCTTTCCTTATTTTGTTCAGGTACGCTTTGAAGCATCCGTGACCTGATATCACCTGGGTGCAGTGAAACGACGTGTACCCTCTCTTCCTGTCGTACCACGCCCGAATGTGCGGAAGAATAGCTTTAATCGTTCTCGCCTCCGTGTCGTGTATCCCCCTGTTGTTGTTAATGTTGTTATTAACCCTTTCTTCCCATAAGTTTTTTGCTTCCCTTTTGGCAAGGTTACACAGCCTCACCTTAGAGCTATGCTCCAAGTGAGTTCCCTCAAAACCAAGGGTTCTAACCTGTCTGTAGACTTTTTGGAATGTACCTGCCATTAGGTCGATCGGGATACATCTGGCCAGCAGGACCGCTACGGTATACGAGATGGTTTTGTAACCGCAGCAAATCCTCAGGCAGATCTTCTTCTGTAGTCTATGCAAATTCCTCTTAATATGTACGTTTTTAGCTATATCCTCCGCCCACACGGGCGCTCCGTACAGCAGAATGGAGTGTATAACGTTGGAATACAACACTCGAACTCTCTCCTCCGGTCCCTTAAGATTAGGAAGAAGTCTCGACAGCAAACCGAAGATTTTTTCGGCCCTGGGTATGACGTATCTGAAGTGTGGACTGAAGGTCCACCCTTCATCTATGATCAGCCCCAGGTATTTCAGGCTGCTCTTCACCTGAATCAATTCTCCCTTTATTAATGTGTACACTTTTTGATTCCTAAGTACCCCGGAGGGGAAGATCATCACCTCTGTTTTCGTGGGCGAGATCCGTAGTTCCAGCTTTTCTATCTCCCTTATCAGCGTTGCAGCCGCTGTTTCTGCTCGGCACTTCACGTCGATGACATTGCTGCCCGTGACCAACAGTATCGTGTCATCGGCATAACAAATGGTTTTACAACCACGCGGAAGcgtattgatttttaataccTTATCATACCCTATGTTCCAGAGCGTGGGGCCCAGCACGGAACCTTGCGGAACACCTCGGGTGATACCCTTCCTGCTTATTCCCCCGCTCCGGTCAACATATGTAATCCACCTGTTGTTCAGATAT
The window above is part of the Linepithema humile isolate Giens D197 chromosome 8, Lhum_UNIL_v1.0, whole genome shotgun sequence genome. Proteins encoded here:
- the LOC137001395 gene encoding uncharacterized protein, which encodes MKLIIEKNINQLTESIKQINTIYKKPSDKRRGLINGIGSIAKTLFGTMDADDEKNIKEQLHLIKNNEQITQHAAKTQIKILNTTLTHINKLEDTLEHNNELLKNATKNIYNRISDEIKREDILEHFLIINAILTDLQRDIQDIMDFLTQIQNGILNPKITPIEKIYSELKEATPHLPQGTQFPFGLKIEEWNTIKKLITTSAYYDNTNIYTILQFPLITFPKYKIIKIIPLPIHDHDNIFVFTEVNQHIIAISTDRPTYMTITKENLNKCINVHNTYLCEPYSPIYIVNTNSLCEIQTYSHITKNADNCDKRYIKSNQTLWIALKTPNTWLYSTLKEQQIYIHCKNNKETVVVIKRTGKITLKENCKVIATDMTIKTKNVEQIANIQTYLPNFNLTFSKDQNTQNKKSPLQGLKFKKIIQDPKELMDLSNKLEEINKDVNDNLKNPFAEQAFVYPMTTSSIAVVIAIILAIILGIKLWKERSPF